In one Podarcis muralis chromosome 7, rPodMur119.hap1.1, whole genome shotgun sequence genomic region, the following are encoded:
- the ZNF507 gene encoding zinc finger protein 507 isoform X4 — MEEGNSITAVVSNIGQPEAVLISEAVVSPTSESCEDQRKCNPDPLIQVIQKLSKIVESEKSQKCLLIGKKRLHPDVSLLSLDSQNFPEIPGKTIELPALGTINIEDYYVTDCPPQNKRKVVCYQCSLCKSLSPTLPLLKEHVKQHGQQNEVILMCSVCNFAMRSLEEFEAHVRHHPENSSKAHTLSKEQQQCASFPSTTLHGPVEGFVNASADQTAQLQSPRPTEKGRQKWYTYEQYGMYRCLICSYTCGQQRMLKTHAWKHAGEVDCSYPIFEEENEQATLQDPAVSGVPRNVDAVVLALENNELGLSGDQAVQLHICSSEQMVYKTSSTEEPAKEEALLSQSAALSPTGKGAEETLSDTDLEQDNLMTDSLLSSAQKIISCSPNKKGHVNVIVERLPSAEEPVLQKPYSMDTDIEAEKKIISEQVRVARDGDVYHMDKSSVELEEVIIGWSSAEKKDGDLNPGRAKAVDENAPPTRRRTNSESLRLHSLAAEALVTMPIRAAELTRSSLRAFAEANSIGSEAGQRPADNSYVAHSKLVTSLKTEELAGLNQTDCAFMEIQKDKPELAEGPIKMGISMSLLTVIEKLKERTDQNASDDDILKELQDNVQCQPAADANVLGSNLVEYIPNVDRPFRCRLCHYSSGNKGYIKQHLRVHRQRQPYQCPICEHIAENSKDLENHMINHCKTRMYQCKQCEESFHYKSQLRSHEREQHSLPDLYSMPPSDSLITCSKVDERGIGFQSRNFTDATFVITQAQCMLVCGIIGGFTTPISHTDVRFVGMNVATPLLSSLICGSTQVTKTTTMNK; from the exons ATGGAAGAAGGCAACAGTATTACAGCAGTAGTCTCAAACATTGGGCAACCGGAAGCTGTACTGATCTCCGAAGCAGTTGTAAGCCCAACTTCAGAAAGTTGTGAAGACCAGAGAAAGTGTAACCCTGACCCACTAATCCAGGTCATCCAAAAGCTAAGCAAGATCGTTGAGAGTGAGAAGTCACAAAAATGCCTTTTAATAGGGAAAAAGCGCTTGCATCCTGATGTGTCCCTGCTGTCACTTGACTCACAAAACTTCCCAGAGATCCCAGGTAAAACCATTGAACTGCCTGCCCTGGGCACAATAAATATAGAAGATTATTATGTAACAGACTGTCCTCCGCAGAATAAAAGGAAGGTGGTTTGCTACCAATGCAGTCTCTGTAAATCTCTGTCTCCCACTCTCCCTCTCTTAAAAGAACACGTGAAACAACATGGCCAGCAGAACGAAGTAATACTTATGTGCTCAGTGTGCAATTTTGCCATGAGAAGCCTAGAAGAGTTTGAAGCTCATGTGAGGCATCACCCAGAGAACAGTAGCAAAGCACACACTCTTTcaaaggagcagcagcaatgTGCAAGTTTTCCCAGTACCACTTTGCATGGTCCAGTGGAAGGTTTTGTCAATGCCAGCGCTGATCAGACAGCACAGCTTCAGTCTCCCCGTCCAACAGAGAAGGGGAGGCAAAAATGGTATACTTATGAGCAGTACGGCATGTACCGATGCTTAATTTGCAGCTACACTTGTGGTCAGCAAAGAATGTTGAAAACGCATGCCTGGAAGCATGCAGGCGAAGTCGACTGCTCATACCCCATATTTGAGGAAGAAAATGAACAAGCTACGTTGCAGGACCCTGCTGTATCGGGTGTTCCTCGCAACGTGGATGCTGTTGTCCTCGCGCTAGAAAATAATGAACTGGGTCTCTCTGGTGACCAAGCTGTTCAACTCCACATTTGTAGCTCTGAGCAAATGGTGTACAAAACCTCCTCGACAGAAGAGCCTGCGAAAGAGGAGGCGCTCTTAAGTCAGTCGGCTGCTCTCTCACCCACAGGCAAAGGAGCAGAAGAGACTCTGTCAGATACCGATCTGGAGCAAGACAACTTGATGACCGACAGCTTGCTTTCCTCCGCCCAAAAAATCATTAGCTGCAGCCCAAATAAAAAAGGCCACGTTAACGTCATAGTTGAACGTTTGCCGAGCGCCGAAGAGCCTGTCTTGCAGAAGCCTTACTCTATGGACACCGACATTGAAGCCGAGAAGAAAATAATCTCTGAGCAAGTTCGTGTGGCACGCGATGGGGACGTTTATCATATGGACAAAAGCTCTGTGGAACTCGAAGAAGTCATAATCGGATGGAGCAGTGCAGAGAAGAAAGATGGCGATTTAAACCCTGGTAGAGCCAAAGCAGTGGATGAAAACGCGCCTCCCACCAGAAGAAGAACAAATTCGGAGTCCTTGAGGCTGCACTCCCTGGCTGCCGAAGCGCTCGTCACGATGCCCATCAGAGCTGCAGAGCTAACCCGGTCAAGCCTCAGAGCTTTCGCCGAGGCAAATTCTATAGGTTCAGAGGCTGGGCAGAGGCCAGCTGACAACAGCTACGTCGCCCATTCTAAGCTGGTGACCTCCCTTAAAACAGAGGAATTGGCAGGCCTGAACCAAACGGACTGTGCTTTCATGGAAATACAGAAGGATAAGCCAGAGCTGGCTGAAGGTCCCATTAAAATGGGCATCAGCATGTCCCTGCTCACCGTCATTGAAAAGCTGAAGGAGAGGACGGACCAGAATGCTTCCGACGACGACATTCTAAAGGAGTTGCAAGACAATGTGCAGTGCCAACCTGCAGCCGATGCCAACGTGCTGGGGAGCAACCTGGTGGAATACATCCCCAATGTGGATCGCCCCTTCCGATGCCGCCTGTGCCACTACAGTAGTGGCAACAAGGGGTACATCAAGCAACACTTGCGGGTGCATCGCCAGAGGCAGCCCTATCAATGTCCTATTTGTGAGCACATAGCAGAAAACAGTAAGGATTTGGAAAACCATATGATCAACCACTGCAAAACCCGAATGTACCAGTGCAAACAGTGCGAAGAATCCTTTCATTATAAG AGTCAGCTTCGAAGCCACGAGAGAGAGCAACACAGCCTTCCAGACCTATACTCGATGCCGCCGTCTGACAGCCTAATAACTTGTAGCAAAGTGGATGAAAGA GGGATAGGATTTCAGTCCAGAAACTTTACAGATGCGACGTTTGTGATTACACAAGCACAATGTATGTTGGTGTGCGGAATCATAGGCGGATTCACAACTCCGATAAGCCATACAG atGTTCGCTTTGTGGGTATGAATGTAGCCACCCCCCTTCTCTCAAGTCTCATATGTGGAAGCACGCAAGTGACCAAAACTACAACTATGAACAAGTGA